From Alligator mississippiensis isolate rAllMis1 chromosome 9, rAllMis1, whole genome shotgun sequence, one genomic window encodes:
- the CNOT6 gene encoding CCR4-NOT transcription complex subunit 6 isoform X1 yields the protein MPKEKYDPPDPRRMYTIMSSEEAANGKKSHWAELEISGKVRSLSSSLWSLTHLTALHLSDNSLSRIPSDIAKLHNLVYLDLSSNKIRSLPAELGNMVSLRELHLNNNLLRVLPFELGKLFQLQTLGLKGNPLTQDILNLYQEPDGTRRLLNYLLDNLAGTAKRISTEQPPPRSWIMLQEPDRTRPTALFSVMCYNVLCDKYATRQLYGYCPSWALNWEYRKKAIMQEILSCNADIISLQEVETEQYYSFFLVELKERGYNGFFSPKSRARTMSEQERKHVDGCAIFFKTEKFTLVQKHTVEFNQLAMANSEGSEAMLNRVMTKDNIGVAVLLELRKELIEMSSGKPHLGMEKQLVLVANAHMHWDPEYSDVKLVQTMMFLSEVKNIIDKASRSLKPGVSGELGTIPLVLCADLNSLPDSGVVEYLSTGGVETNHKDFKELRYNESLTNFSCNGKNGTTNGRITHGFKLKSAYENGLMPYTNYTFDFKGIIDYIFYSKPQLNILGILGPLDHHWLIENNISGCPHPLIPSDHFSLFAQLELLLPFLPPVNGIHLPGRR from the exons ATGCCCAAGGAAAAGTACGATCCACCTGATCCACGGAGGATGTACACAATTATGTCCTCAGAAGAAGCAGCGAATGGAAAGAAATCACATTGGGCGGAGTTGGAAATAAGTG GAAAAGTAAGAAGCTTAAGTTCATCGTTGTGGTCGCTGACCCATTTGACAGCTTTGCATCTCAGTGACAATTCCTTATCCCGTATTCCTTCAGACATTGCCAAGCTTCACAATCTGGTATACTTGGACCTGTCCTCTAATAAAATCCGCAGTTTACCAGCAGAGCTCGGAAACATGGTGTCACTCAG GGAACTCCATTTAAATAACAACCTGTTACGAGTTTTACCTTTCGAGCTGGGAAAACTGTTCCAGTTACAGACGTTGGGTCTGAAag GAAATCCACTTACACAGGATATTCTGAACCTCTATCAGGAACCAGATGGAACACGAAGGCTACTGAATTATTTGCTTGATAATTTGGCAGGTACTGCAAAAAGAA TTTCAACAGAACAGCCACCTCCAAGATCTTGGATTATGTTGCAAGAACCAGACCGAACAAGACCAACAG CCTTGTTTTCTGTCATGTGTTACAACGTACTTTGTGATAAATATGCTACCCGGCAGTTATATGGCTATTGTCCATCATGGGCACTGAACTGGGAATACAGAAAAAAAGCCATTATGCAGGAAATTTTGAGCTGCAATGCTGACATCATAAGTCTTCAG GAGGTTGAAACGGAACAGTACTACAGTTTTTTTCTAGTAGAACTGAAAGAGCGTGGCTATAATGGGTTCTTCAGTCCAAAATCTAGAGCCAGGACAATGTCAGAACAAGAAAGAAAACATGTTGATGGTTGTGCAatatttttcaaaacagaaaa ATTCACTTTGGTTCAAAAACATACTGTTGAGTTTAATCAACTAGCTATGGCAAACTCAGAAGGGTCTGAAGCTATGCTGAACCGAGTCATGACAAAGGATAACATTGGAGTTGCTGTACTGCTAGAGTTGCGAAAGGAATTGATAGAAATGTCAT CTGGAAAGCCACATCTTGGGATGGAGAAGCAGCTAGTTCTTGTAGCTAATGCACATATGCATTGGGATCCTGAGTATTCTGATGTGAAGCTGGTTCAGACTATGATGTTCCTCTCTGAGGTAAAGAACATTATTGATAAAGCCTCTCGTAGTCTCAAACCTGGTGTTTCGGGAGAACTTGGAACCATTCCACTTGTACTGTGTGCAGATCTCAATTCTCTGCCAGATTCTG GTGTTGTTGAGTACTTGAGCACTGGTGGCGTGGAAACAAATCATAAAGATTTTAAGGAACTGCGATACAATGAAAGTCTGACTAACTTCAGCTGTAATGGGAAAAATGGAACAACGAATGGAAGGATCACACATGGTTTCAAGTTGAAGAGTGCCTATGAGAATGGCCTAATGCCTTACACAAATTATACGTTTGACTTCAAG GGTATTATTGACTACATCTTCTACTCTAAACCTCAGCTAAACATACTTGGCATTCTTGGACCTTTGGATCATCATTGGTTAATAGAGAACAATATAAGTGGTTGTCCACATCCACTCATCCCTTCTGACCACTTCTCACTTTTTGCACAACTGGagcttttgctgcctttcctgcccCCGGTAAATGGAATCCATCTCCCAGGCAGGAG ATGA
- the CNOT6 gene encoding CCR4-NOT transcription complex subunit 6 isoform X2: MEKGVFIYVELHLNNNLLRVLPFELGKLFQLQTLGLKGNPLTQDILNLYQEPDGTRRLLNYLLDNLAGTAKRISTEQPPPRSWIMLQEPDRTRPTALFSVMCYNVLCDKYATRQLYGYCPSWALNWEYRKKAIMQEILSCNADIISLQEVETEQYYSFFLVELKERGYNGFFSPKSRARTMSEQERKHVDGCAIFFKTEKFTLVQKHTVEFNQLAMANSEGSEAMLNRVMTKDNIGVAVLLELRKELIEMSSGKPHLGMEKQLVLVANAHMHWDPEYSDVKLVQTMMFLSEVKNIIDKASRSLKPGVSGELGTIPLVLCADLNSLPDSGVVEYLSTGGVETNHKDFKELRYNESLTNFSCNGKNGTTNGRITHGFKLKSAYENGLMPYTNYTFDFKGIIDYIFYSKPQLNILGILGPLDHHWLIENNISGCPHPLIPSDHFSLFAQLELLLPFLPPVNGIHLPGRR, from the exons ATGGAAAAAGGAGTCTtcatttatgt GGAACTCCATTTAAATAACAACCTGTTACGAGTTTTACCTTTCGAGCTGGGAAAACTGTTCCAGTTACAGACGTTGGGTCTGAAag GAAATCCACTTACACAGGATATTCTGAACCTCTATCAGGAACCAGATGGAACACGAAGGCTACTGAATTATTTGCTTGATAATTTGGCAGGTACTGCAAAAAGAA TTTCAACAGAACAGCCACCTCCAAGATCTTGGATTATGTTGCAAGAACCAGACCGAACAAGACCAACAG CCTTGTTTTCTGTCATGTGTTACAACGTACTTTGTGATAAATATGCTACCCGGCAGTTATATGGCTATTGTCCATCATGGGCACTGAACTGGGAATACAGAAAAAAAGCCATTATGCAGGAAATTTTGAGCTGCAATGCTGACATCATAAGTCTTCAG GAGGTTGAAACGGAACAGTACTACAGTTTTTTTCTAGTAGAACTGAAAGAGCGTGGCTATAATGGGTTCTTCAGTCCAAAATCTAGAGCCAGGACAATGTCAGAACAAGAAAGAAAACATGTTGATGGTTGTGCAatatttttcaaaacagaaaa ATTCACTTTGGTTCAAAAACATACTGTTGAGTTTAATCAACTAGCTATGGCAAACTCAGAAGGGTCTGAAGCTATGCTGAACCGAGTCATGACAAAGGATAACATTGGAGTTGCTGTACTGCTAGAGTTGCGAAAGGAATTGATAGAAATGTCAT CTGGAAAGCCACATCTTGGGATGGAGAAGCAGCTAGTTCTTGTAGCTAATGCACATATGCATTGGGATCCTGAGTATTCTGATGTGAAGCTGGTTCAGACTATGATGTTCCTCTCTGAGGTAAAGAACATTATTGATAAAGCCTCTCGTAGTCTCAAACCTGGTGTTTCGGGAGAACTTGGAACCATTCCACTTGTACTGTGTGCAGATCTCAATTCTCTGCCAGATTCTG GTGTTGTTGAGTACTTGAGCACTGGTGGCGTGGAAACAAATCATAAAGATTTTAAGGAACTGCGATACAATGAAAGTCTGACTAACTTCAGCTGTAATGGGAAAAATGGAACAACGAATGGAAGGATCACACATGGTTTCAAGTTGAAGAGTGCCTATGAGAATGGCCTAATGCCTTACACAAATTATACGTTTGACTTCAAG GGTATTATTGACTACATCTTCTACTCTAAACCTCAGCTAAACATACTTGGCATTCTTGGACCTTTGGATCATCATTGGTTAATAGAGAACAATATAAGTGGTTGTCCACATCCACTCATCCCTTCTGACCACTTCTCACTTTTTGCACAACTGGagcttttgctgcctttcctgcccCCGGTAAATGGAATCCATCTCCCAGGCAGGAGGTAG